A region from the Vicia villosa cultivar HV-30 ecotype Madison, WI linkage group LG3, Vvil1.0, whole genome shotgun sequence genome encodes:
- the LOC131658354 gene encoding probable transcription factor At1g61730: MAKTKHLPSPLKVPPSASSSEEDFSEEEAGVPQSKNPPPLASKNPQSATSNSNPRPPSSSEFESGSDSESETETDSDSESEPTPPVKPLASKPLKILTTPSPAKAGTKRAIEFQTTGTKRAADNNGTDSDSSKCLKKKAKKTERRGSGDEKEAARDSIKKMSAQRLFSEEDELAIMKCIADFISTKKDPWKNTQAFYNFVKNSIRACANKGQLRRKVLALKKKFERNDENFTKEHDQKAFELLKKIEFKKQRTPKKGLGFGFCFAKEVLVAKKKDTVKNVKNSLAFKEMSRFGDGVGLSLDAMEKGMELMGESKNAMLEEKWKKVRIVEMKLFMTRAG; the protein is encoded by the coding sequence ATGGCAAAAACAAAACACCTTCCGTCACCCCTCAAAGTACCACCCTCCGCCTCTTCCTCCGAGGAAGATTTTTCCGAAGAAGAAGCTGGGGTACCTCAATCCAAAAACCCTCCACCTCTTGCTTCCAAAAACCCCCAATCAGCTACTTCAAACTCAAACCCTAGACCTCCATCATCTTCTGAATTTGAATCTGGGTCAGATTCTGAATCCGAAACCGAAACCGATTCTGATTCGGAATCGGAACCCACTCCACCTGTGAAACCACTTGCATCGAAGCCGTTGAAGATTCTAACCACTCCTTCACCGGCTAAAGCTGGAACCAAGCGTGCTATCGAGTTTCAAACCACTGGAACCAAGCGTGCGGCTGATAACAACGGCACTGACTCTGACTCTTCTAAGTGTTTGAAGAAGAAAGCAAAAAAAACTGAACGTCGTGGTTCCGGTGACGAGAAGGAAGCGGCGAGAGACTCTATCAAAAAGATGTCAGCTCAGAGACTATTCAGCGAGGAAGACGAACTCGCCATTATGAAATGTATAGCTGATTTCATTTCAACTAAAAAGGATCCTTGGAAAAACACACAAGCATTTTACAATTTTGTGAAGAACTCTATTCGAGCTTGCGCAAACAAAGGTCAACTTAGGCGTAAGGTTCTTGCTctgaagaaaaagtttgaaagaaATGATGAAAATTTCACCAAAGAACATGATCAGAAAGCTTTTGAACTTTTAAAGAAGATTGAGTTTAAAAAACAGAGAACACCGAAAAAAGGGCTTGGGTTCGGATTCTGTTTTGCAAAAGAAGTATTAGTTGCAAAGAAGAAAGATACtgtgaaaaatgttaaaaatagttTGGCTTTTAAGGAAATGTCTAGGTTTGGTGATGGTGTGGGGTTGTCTTTGGATGCTATGGAAAAGGGAATGGAATTGATGGGAGAATCAAAAAATGCTATGTTAGAAGAAAAATGGAAGAAGGTTCGGATTGTTGAGATGAAGTTGTTTATGACTCGAGCTGGTTAG
- the LOC131658353 gene encoding probable transcription factor At1g61730, whose translation MAKTKHLPSPLKVPPSASSSEEDSSEEEAGVPQSKNLPPLASKNPPSATSNSNPKPPSSSKFESGLDSESETETDSYLESEPTPPVKPLASKPLKILTTPSPAKAGTKRAIEFQTTGAKRAADNNGTDSDSSKRLKKKAKKTERRGSSDEKEATRDSIKKMSAQRLFSEEDKLAIMKCIADFISTKKDPFKNTQAFYNFVKNSIRADANKGQLRRKVLALKKKFERNDENFTKEHDQKAFELLKKIEFKKQRTPKKGLGSDSIFAKEVLVAKKKDTVKNVKNSLAFKEMSRFGDGVGLSLDAMEKGMELMGESKNAMLEEKWKKVRIVEMKLFMTRAG comes from the coding sequence ATGGCAAAAACAAAACACCTTCCGTCACCCCTCAAAGTACCACCCTCCGCCTCTTCCTCCGAGGAAGATTCTTCCGAAGAAGAAGCTGGGGTACCTCAATCCAAAAACCTTCCTCCTCTTGCTTCCAAAAACCCTCCATCAGCTACTTCAAACTCAAACCCTAAACCTCCATCATCTTCTAAATTTGAATCTGGGTTAGATTCTGAATCCGAAACCGAAACCGATTCTTATTTGGAATCGGAACCCACTCCACCTGTGAAACCACTTGCATCGAAGCCGTTGAAGATTCTAACCACTCCTTCACCGGCTAAAGCTGGAACCAAGCGTGCTATCGAGTTTCAAACCACTGGAGCCAAGCGTGCGGCTGATAACAACGGCACTGACTCTGACTCTTCTAAGCGTTTGAAGAAGAAAGCAAAAAAAACTGAACGTCGTGGTTCCAGTGACGAGAAGGAAGCGACGAGAGACTCTATCAAAAAGATGTCAGCTCAGAGACTATTCAGCGAGGAAGACAAACTTGCCATTATGAAATGTATAGCTGATTTCATTTCAACTAAAAAGGATCCTTTTAAAAACACACAAGCATTTTACAATTTTGTGAAGAACTCTATTCGAGCTGACGCAAACAAAGGTCAACTTAGGCGTAAGGTTCTTGCTctgaagaaaaagtttgaaagaaATGATGAAAATTTCACCAAAGAACATGATCAGAAAGCTTTTGAACTTTTAAAGAAGATTGAGTTTAAAAAACAGAGAACACCGAAAAAGGGCTTGGGTTCGGATTCTATTTTTGCAAAAGAAGTATTAGTTGCAAAGAAGAAAGATACtgtgaaaaatgttaaaaacagTTTGGCTTTTAAGGAAATGTCTAGGTTTGGTGATGGTGTGGGGTTGTCTTTGGATGCTATGGAAAAGGGAATGGAATTGATGGGAGAATCAAAAAATGCTATGTTAGAAGAAAAATGGAAGAAGGTTCGGATTGTTGAGATGAAGTTGTTTATGACTCGAGCTGGTTAG